TCGACCTGCTGACCCGGACGATCGCCGACGGCGGCACCGAATTCGACCGCATCCGCGACGGCTACGAAGGCCCGCTCTATGCCGAGGTCTGCCCGAGGAGCTTCTCGGTGCTGGTCCGTCCCGGCATGCGGCTGAACCAGATCCGCTTCCGCGCGGGCCAGGCGGTGCTGTCGGACGAGGAACTGGCTGCTCTCCACGCCCGCGAGCCGCTGGTCAGCGGTCAGGCCGTCATCTCCGAAGGGCTGGGCTTCTCGGTCGACCTGCGGCCCGAGCGCGGCGACCTCGTGGGCTACTGCGCGAAGCCCCATACCGGCCTGATCGATCTCGACCGCATCGGGCACTATCCTGCCTCGGACTACTGGGAGGAGGTCCGCTCGCGCGATGGCCGGATCATCCTCGACCCCGGCGCCTTCTACATCCTCGTCAGCCGCGAGGCGGTCACCATTCCGCCCGACCATGCCGCCGAGATGGCGCCCTACCTTGCCATGGTGGGAGAGTTTCGCGTTCATTACGCCGGCTTCTTCGATCCCGGCTTCGGCCATGCGCAGGCGGGCGGCGTCGGCTCGCGCGGGGTGCTCGAGGTGCGCTGCCACGAGGCGCCCTTCGTGCTGGAGCATGGCCAGGTGGTGGGCCGGCTCGTCTATGAGCGGATGGAAGAACGGCCGGACATGCTCTACGGCGCCGGCATCGCCTCGAACTACCAGGGCCAGGGCCTGAAGCTCGCCAAGCACTTCCGCATGGGCTAGCGGCTCGGGCTCACGCCCCTCGTCCCGACGCATGCGAACCGCCGAAGCCGGGGCGTCGGCTTGCCGGGCTTTGCGCGAGACCGCCAGCCCCGGCCTGCCGGCCCGGTTGCCGCACACGGGGGCTCGCGAACGCACCAGGCCCGCGCCGCGGCCCTGTATTCTCCGGATGCCGCAGGCGCGGGGCCCGCGGGTCGAGACGCTGCCCGAGAGGAATGTTCCCGGCCCGGTTGCCGCACGCCCGGGGGCTCGCGGTCACGCCATGCCCGCGGCGCGGCCCTGTGCTGCCCGTCGCCCCAAGCGCGGGGCTTGCGCCGCTAAAGCCAGTTCTTCCAGCGGAAGAACGCCCAGGCCCCGCCGGCCGAGGCGAGCATCAGCGCCAGCGCCAGCGGATAACCCCAGGGCTGCGCAAGCTCCGGCATGCGGGCGAAGTTCATGCCGTAGATGCTGGCCACCAGCGTCGGCGGCAGGAACAGCACCGCCACCACCGAGACGATCCGCACCGTCGCGTTCTGCGCAAGGTTGATCATCCCCAGCGTCGCATCCGTCGCCAGCGCCACGCGTTGCGACAGGAAGTCGGCATGGACCTCCATCGCCGTCATGTCGCGCTGCAGGGTCTTCACGACCGGCTTCAGCCCCTCCCGCTCCACGCGGTCGGGCAGGGTCTGGGCGAAGAAGCCCAGCGCCCGCTCCAGCGTCAGCAGCGCAAGGCGGATGTGGCCGATCCGCTCGCCCTCTCGGCCGATCTGCTCCAGAAAGCCCTGAAGCTGGGCCGCCGGGGGCGTCCCGCGCGGCCGGTCCGACGGCTGGAAGATCGCGCGCGCGACGGTGTCGAGGCTACGCCCCGAGGCTTCCAACAGGTCGGCCAGCCGCCCGACGATCTCCTCGATCAGCCCGAGGAAGATCTGCTCGGGCGTGGCGCAGCCGGTGCCCACCTTGTCAGCCCGCTCGGGATAGGTCTCGAACGGGCGGGGCGCGTGGTGGCGCACGGTGACCAGCCGCTTGCGCGTCAGGACGAAACAGACCGGCGCCGAGATCTGCTCCTCCATTTCGGTCTGGCCGGGCAGCACCACGGTCATGTAGTCGATGCCGTCCTCGCGGTAGAGCCGGCTGGAGACCTCGATCTCCTCCATGTCGGCCAGCGAGGGCACCTCGATCCCGAGGCGTTGCACGGCTGCGGTCTGGGTAGGCAGCGGCTTGTAGAGGTCGATCCAGATCGCGGTGCCCAGCCAGGCGTCCGGGTCCGGGCCGGTGGGCGGCGGCAGGCGCTGAAGCTTCGCGCCGTCTCTCTGGTAGGCGAAGAGCATCATGCGACTCCGGCTGGATGCACCTTCAGTAACGCGCCCGGGCGGTGGTGCAAGCCCCGGGGCGCGCCCGGGCCCCGGTCTCCGCAACACCTTGCGCGCCCCCTGCCCGGCCCGACGCCGATGCGACGCATTGCGCATCCGGCCGGATCGTGAGACGTGGAACCGCCCGGCGCGGCGCGGGACGCAGGCGCGGCCCGGACGGACGACAGGAGAGCCCGAGATGACGCAGGAGGCCGTCTTTGCCCCCGATGCCGACGCGCGCGCCTTCCGCGACGCGCTTGGCCGGTTTGCGACCGGGGTGACGGTGGTCACCATCCTCGCCGAATCCGGTCCGATGGGCATGACGGCGAACAGCTTCGCCTCGGTCTCGCTGGATCCGCCGCTGGTGCTGTGGTCGCCGGCGCGCGCCTCGAGCCGGTTCGACCTGTTCGCCGGGGCCGAGCATTTCGCCATCCATGTGCTGGCTGCCGAGCAGGCGGAACTGGCCGGCCGCTTCACCCGCGGCGGCGGCGGCTTTGATGGCCTGTCCTACCGCTCCGGCCACGAGGGGGTGCCGCTGCTGCCCCTGCCGCTGGCGCGGTTCGACTGCCGCCGCGCGGCGATCCATGACGGGGGCGACCACGCCATCGTGGTGGGCCGGGTGCTGCGCGCCTCGATGCGCCCCGGCGAGCCGCTGCTGTTCTCGCAGGGCAGATTCGGCCGGTTCCACACCGCTCCGTGACGGCATGCGACATCTCGCCACCCACTGTCCGTTGTGCTAGACCTACTCCGATTGAGGAGTTTCAAGACCATGTCACTCGACTCGGCCGATTCCGCCCCCGGCGCCCGTTCCGAAACGCAGGTTCCGCCCGAGCGGATGGTGACCCAGGCGCAGGCAGCCGCCGCCTTCCTCAAGGCGCTGTCGCACGAGGGCCGGCTGATGATCCTGTGCCACCTGTCCAACGGCGAGCGGTCGGTGACGGAACTCGAGAC
This portion of the Rhodobacter sp. CZR27 genome encodes:
- a CDS encoding 2'-deoxycytidine 5'-triphosphate deaminase gives rise to the protein MTGVLASQRIRALIASGAIGAEPAIVPEQIQPASLDLRLGTVAYRVRASFLAGGGRTVAERLAEFEMHRMDLTGGAVLEKGCVYLVPLMERLRLPAGITAVANAKSSTGRLDLLTRTIADGGTEFDRIRDGYEGPLYAEVCPRSFSVLVRPGMRLNQIRFRAGQAVLSDEELAALHAREPLVSGQAVISEGLGFSVDLRPERGDLVGYCAKPHTGLIDLDRIGHYPASDYWEEVRSRDGRIILDPGAFYILVSREAVTIPPDHAAEMAPYLAMVGEFRVHYAGFFDPGFGHAQAGGVGSRGVLEVRCHEAPFVLEHGQVVGRLVYERMEERPDMLYGAGIASNYQGQGLKLAKHFRMG
- a CDS encoding magnesium transporter CorA family protein; translated protein: MLFAYQRDGAKLQRLPPPTGPDPDAWLGTAIWIDLYKPLPTQTAAVQRLGIEVPSLADMEEIEVSSRLYREDGIDYMTVVLPGQTEMEEQISAPVCFVLTRKRLVTVRHHAPRPFETYPERADKVGTGCATPEQIFLGLIEEIVGRLADLLEASGRSLDTVARAIFQPSDRPRGTPPAAQLQGFLEQIGREGERIGHIRLALLTLERALGFFAQTLPDRVEREGLKPVVKTLQRDMTAMEVHADFLSQRVALATDATLGMINLAQNATVRIVSVVAVLFLPPTLVASIYGMNFARMPELAQPWGYPLALALMLASAGGAWAFFRWKNWL
- a CDS encoding flavin reductase family protein, producing MTQEAVFAPDADARAFRDALGRFATGVTVVTILAESGPMGMTANSFASVSLDPPLVLWSPARASSRFDLFAGAEHFAIHVLAAEQAELAGRFTRGGGGFDGLSYRSGHEGVPLLPLPLARFDCRRAAIHDGGDHAIVVGRVLRASMRPGEPLLFSQGRFGRFHTAP
- a CDS encoding helix-turn-helix transcriptional regulator gives rise to the protein MSLDSADSAPGARSETQVPPERMVTQAQAAAAFLKALSHEGRLMILCHLSNGERSVTELETLLASRQAAVSQQLARLRQEGLVSARREGKTIWYSIADPKVRRTVAMLYDMFCRP